One window of the Saccopteryx bilineata isolate mSacBil1 chromosome 2, mSacBil1_pri_phased_curated, whole genome shotgun sequence genome contains the following:
- the COX11 gene encoding cytochrome c oxidase assembly protein COX11, mitochondrial isoform X2 has product MGGLWRPEWRRVAFCGWRWRPPGPPSSFAGTGRVEQCLRPGKSGAGGAERGLGTWGRPSLARDPAVQPARRPKSTNPYTRAQEEEWRRRNKTVLTYVAAVAVGMLGASYAAVPLYRLYCQATGLGGSVAAGHAADQIENMVPVRDRIIKVTFNADVHASLQWNFRPQQTEIYVVPGETALAFYKAKNPTDKPVIGISTYNVVPFEAGQYFNKIQVMEQKY; this is encoded by the exons ATGGGAGGGCTCTGGCGTCCGGAATGGAGGCGCGTCGCTTTTTGTGGCTGGCGCTGGAGGCCCCCTGGGCCCCCTTCCAGCTTCGCGGGGACTGGGAGGGTAGAGCAGTGTCTCAGGCCGGGGAAGAGTGGGGCAGGGGGTGCTGAGAGGGGGCTGGGGACATGGGGGCGTCCGAGCCTGGCCCGAGACCCGGCCGTGCAGCCGGCGCGGCGGCCGAAGAGCACGAACCCGTACACGCGCGCGCAGGAGGAGGAATGGCGGCGGCGGAACAAGACCGTCCTCACGTACGTGGCCGCGGTCGCCGTGGGCATGCTGGGGGCGTCCTACGCCGCCGTACCCCTTTATCGGCTCTACTGCCAG GCGACTGGCCTGGGAGGCTCAGTAGCAGCCGGCCATGCAGCAGACCAGATCGAAAACATGGTGCCTGTTAGGGACCGCATCATTAAAGTCACCTTTAATGCAGATGTGCATGCCAGCCTCCAGTGGAACTTCCGGCCTCAGCAAACGGAAATATAT gtaGTGCCTGGAGAGACTGCATTGGCGTTTTATAAAGCTAAGAATCCTACCGATAAGCCAGTCATCGGAATCTCTACATACAACGTAGTACCATTTGAAGCAGGACAGTACTTCAATAAGATACAG GTCATGGAACAGAAGTATTAA
- the COX11 gene encoding cytochrome c oxidase assembly protein COX11, mitochondrial isoform X1 encodes MGGLWRPEWRRVAFCGWRWRPPGPPSSFAGTGRVEQCLRPGKSGAGGAERGLGTWGRPSLARDPAVQPARRPKSTNPYTRAQEEEWRRRNKTVLTYVAAVAVGMLGASYAAVPLYRLYCQATGLGGSVAAGHAADQIENMVPVRDRIIKVTFNADVHASLQWNFRPQQTEIYVVPGETALAFYKAKNPTDKPVIGISTYNVVPFEAGQYFNKIQCFCFEEQRLNPQEEVDMPVFFYIDPEFAEDPRMVNVDLITLSYTFFEAKEGHRLPVPGYS; translated from the exons ATGGGAGGGCTCTGGCGTCCGGAATGGAGGCGCGTCGCTTTTTGTGGCTGGCGCTGGAGGCCCCCTGGGCCCCCTTCCAGCTTCGCGGGGACTGGGAGGGTAGAGCAGTGTCTCAGGCCGGGGAAGAGTGGGGCAGGGGGTGCTGAGAGGGGGCTGGGGACATGGGGGCGTCCGAGCCTGGCCCGAGACCCGGCCGTGCAGCCGGCGCGGCGGCCGAAGAGCACGAACCCGTACACGCGCGCGCAGGAGGAGGAATGGCGGCGGCGGAACAAGACCGTCCTCACGTACGTGGCCGCGGTCGCCGTGGGCATGCTGGGGGCGTCCTACGCCGCCGTACCCCTTTATCGGCTCTACTGCCAG GCGACTGGCCTGGGAGGCTCAGTAGCAGCCGGCCATGCAGCAGACCAGATCGAAAACATGGTGCCTGTTAGGGACCGCATCATTAAAGTCACCTTTAATGCAGATGTGCATGCCAGCCTCCAGTGGAACTTCCGGCCTCAGCAAACGGAAATATAT gtaGTGCCTGGAGAGACTGCATTGGCGTTTTATAAAGCTAAGAATCCTACCGATAAGCCAGTCATCGGAATCTCTACATACAACGTAGTACCATTTGAAGCAGGACAGTACTTCAATAAGATACAG TGCTTCTGTTTTGAGGAACAAAGGCTGAACCCACAAGAGGAAGTAGATATGCCAGTGTTTTTCTACATCGATCCTGAATTTGCCGAGGACCCCAGAATGGTGAATGTGGACCTCATCACTCTTTCCTACACTTTCTTCGAAGCAAAGGAGGGTCACAGGTTGCCAGTGCCGGGCTATAGTTAG